The following proteins come from a genomic window of Streptomyces sp. Sge12:
- a CDS encoding ABC transporter ATP-binding protein, whose amino-acid sequence MLIRLLRTHLRPYRKPIAVLVLLQLLQTSASLYLPTLNADIIDNGVVNGDTGYILRFGALMLGVSLVQLVCNVGAVYYGARTAAAFGRDVRAAVFDRVQSFSARELGQFGAPSLITRTTNDVQQVQMLVLMTFTLMVSAPIMCVGGIAMALSLDVKLSGVLLAVVPVLGISVGAIVFRTRPLFRQMQARLDTVNRVLREQITGNRVIRAFVRDDYEKDRFREANADLTGVSLAAGKLLAYMFPTVIVVVNISSVAVIWFGAMRVDSGGMEIGQLTAFLAYLMQIVMAVMMATFMFMMVPRAEVCGERIQEVLDTESSVVPPKDPVRELARRGRLELRGADFRYPGAEAPVLRGVDLVARPGETTAVIGSTGSGKSTLLGLVPRLFDATGGEVLVDGEDVRALDPELLAKTVGMVPQKPYLFSGTIASNLRYGRPDASDEELWQALEVAQAKEFVSALEGGLEAPVAQGGTNVSGGQRQRLAIARTLVQRPEIYLFDDSFSALDYATDAALRAALSRETEEATVVIVAQRVSTIRDADRIIVLDEGQVVGEGRHHELMAGNETYREIVLSQLTEAEAA is encoded by the coding sequence GTGCTCATACGACTTCTGCGGACGCATCTGCGTCCGTACCGCAAACCCATCGCGGTGCTGGTCCTGCTGCAGCTGCTGCAGACCAGTGCGAGCCTCTACCTGCCCACCCTCAACGCCGACATCATTGACAACGGTGTCGTCAACGGTGACACCGGCTACATCCTGCGCTTCGGCGCGCTGATGCTCGGCGTCTCCCTCGTCCAGCTCGTCTGCAACGTGGGAGCCGTCTACTACGGGGCCCGTACCGCCGCCGCCTTCGGCCGGGACGTCCGCGCCGCCGTCTTCGACCGCGTGCAGAGCTTCTCGGCGCGGGAGCTCGGCCAGTTCGGCGCGCCCTCGCTGATCACCCGTACGACGAACGACGTCCAGCAGGTCCAGATGCTGGTGCTGATGACCTTCACGCTGATGGTCTCGGCCCCCATCATGTGCGTCGGCGGCATCGCCATGGCGCTCTCGCTCGACGTGAAGCTGTCGGGCGTCCTGCTCGCGGTGGTCCCCGTGCTCGGGATCTCGGTCGGCGCCATCGTCTTCAGGACGCGGCCGCTGTTCCGCCAGATGCAGGCGCGCCTGGACACCGTGAACCGGGTCCTGCGCGAGCAGATCACCGGCAACCGGGTGATCCGCGCCTTCGTCCGCGACGACTACGAGAAGGACCGCTTCCGCGAGGCCAACGCCGACCTGACCGGCGTCTCGCTGGCCGCCGGCAAGCTGCTGGCGTACATGTTCCCCACCGTCATCGTGGTCGTGAACATCTCCAGCGTCGCCGTGATCTGGTTCGGGGCGATGCGCGTCGACAGCGGCGGCATGGAGATCGGCCAGCTGACGGCCTTCCTCGCCTACCTGATGCAGATCGTGATGGCCGTGATGATGGCCACCTTCATGTTCATGATGGTGCCGCGCGCCGAGGTCTGCGGCGAGCGCATCCAGGAGGTCCTGGACACCGAGTCCAGCGTGGTCCCGCCCAAGGACCCGGTGCGCGAACTCGCCCGCCGCGGGCGTCTGGAGCTGCGCGGCGCCGACTTCCGCTACCCGGGCGCCGAGGCGCCGGTGCTGCGCGGGGTGGACCTGGTGGCCCGACCCGGCGAAACCACGGCGGTCATCGGCTCCACCGGCAGCGGCAAGTCCACACTGCTGGGCCTGGTCCCGCGGTTGTTCGACGCGACCGGCGGCGAGGTGCTCGTCGACGGCGAGGACGTCCGCGCGCTCGATCCGGAGCTGCTGGCCAAGACGGTCGGCATGGTGCCGCAGAAGCCGTACCTGTTCTCCGGGACCATCGCCTCCAACCTGCGCTACGGGCGCCCCGACGCGAGTGACGAGGAGCTCTGGCAGGCGCTGGAGGTGGCCCAGGCCAAGGAGTTCGTCTCCGCGCTGGAGGGTGGCCTGGAGGCCCCCGTCGCCCAGGGCGGAACGAATGTCTCCGGCGGCCAGCGCCAGCGTCTGGCCATCGCCCGCACGCTCGTGCAGCGCCCGGAGATCTACCTCTTCGACGACTCCTTCTCCGCCCTGGACTACGCGACGGACGCGGCGCTGCGCGCGGCGCTGTCCCGCGAGACCGAGGAGGCGACCGTGGTCATCGTGGCCCAGCGGGTCTCCACGATCCGCGACGCCGACCGGATCATCGTCCTGGACGAGGGCCAGGTCGTGGGCGAGGGACGCCACCACGAGCTGATGGCCGGCAACGAGACCTACCGGGAGATCGTGCTCTCCCAGCTGACGGAGGCGGAGGCCGCATGA
- a CDS encoding FGGY family carbohydrate kinase translates to MGIVAGLDSSSAFTRIVVCDTETGAVLRQGYAPHPQPTAEPDGGANPHETDPQAWLLSLGEAAGGGLLEGVQAIGVSAQQHGLLPLDPQGGLVRPALVGNDKRGQVAAAELIEAYGGRQSWVEAVGSVPHAAQPVAKLAWLARTEPEAARRIAVLMSPHDWLVWQLLGRPARRTTDRGGASGTGYWSAATGTWRPDLVELALGHRALLPEVLGPADAAGTTPEGLLISAGTGETMAAALGLGLGPGDAVVSLGASGSVMAVHHEAVSEPGGLVTSLADATGMHLPVVNTSNAVRALRGTAELLGTDLEGLSELALKSTPGAHGLVLLPYLEGERTPNLPHSAGTLSGLRRDSMKPEHLARAAFEGMLCGLVDALDVLRSRGVEIRRVFLLGAAAELPAVQAAAPGLFGTQVVVPAPADYAALGAARQAAWALGVAQGTLAPHTPPVWPAPAAQIFEPGEEFPAWQGVRQQYIATREQIHPGAF, encoded by the coding sequence ATGGGGATAGTCGCCGGGCTGGACAGCTCTTCCGCGTTCACACGCATCGTCGTCTGTGACACCGAGACCGGCGCCGTGCTGCGCCAGGGGTACGCGCCCCATCCGCAGCCCACGGCCGAACCGGACGGCGGCGCGAATCCCCACGAGACCGATCCGCAGGCCTGGCTGCTCTCGCTCGGCGAGGCCGCCGGCGGCGGCCTCCTAGAAGGGGTCCAGGCCATAGGGGTCTCCGCCCAGCAGCACGGTCTGCTGCCGCTGGACCCGCAGGGCGGCCTCGTGCGTCCCGCCCTCGTCGGCAACGACAAGCGCGGCCAGGTCGCCGCCGCCGAGCTCATCGAGGCCTACGGCGGCCGGCAGTCCTGGGTCGAGGCGGTGGGCTCGGTCCCGCACGCCGCGCAGCCGGTGGCGAAGCTGGCCTGGCTGGCCCGCACCGAGCCGGAGGCGGCCCGCCGGATCGCCGTGCTGATGTCCCCGCACGACTGGCTGGTCTGGCAGCTGCTGGGCCGCCCGGCCCGGCGGACCACCGACCGCGGCGGCGCCTCCGGCACCGGCTATTGGTCGGCGGCCACCGGGACCTGGCGCCCCGACCTGGTCGAGCTGGCGCTCGGCCACCGGGCGCTGCTGCCCGAGGTGCTCGGCCCCGCCGATGCCGCCGGGACCACCCCCGAGGGGCTGCTGATATCCGCCGGCACCGGCGAGACGATGGCCGCCGCGCTCGGGCTGGGGCTCGGCCCCGGCGACGCGGTGGTCTCGCTCGGCGCCTCCGGTTCGGTGATGGCCGTGCACCATGAGGCGGTGTCGGAGCCGGGCGGTCTCGTCACCTCCCTGGCCGACGCCACCGGCATGCACCTGCCCGTGGTGAACACCTCCAATGCCGTACGGGCCCTGCGCGGCACCGCCGAGCTGCTCGGCACCGATCTGGAGGGGCTGTCCGAGCTCGCGCTGAAGTCGACACCGGGCGCGCACGGCCTCGTACTCCTGCCGTACCTGGAGGGTGAGCGGACGCCGAACCTGCCGCACAGCGCCGGCACCCTTTCCGGGCTGCGCCGGGACTCGATGAAGCCGGAGCACCTGGCCCGGGCCGCCTTCGAGGGCATGCTGTGCGGGCTGGTGGACGCGCTGGACGTGCTGCGCTCGCGCGGGGTCGAGATCCGCCGGGTGTTCCTGCTGGGCGCGGCGGCCGAGCTGCCCGCCGTACAGGCCGCGGCTCCGGGGCTGTTCGGCACGCAGGTCGTCGTACCGGCGCCGGCGGACTACGCGGCGCTGGGCGCGGCGCGCCAGGCGGCCTGGGCGCTCGGTGTGGCGCAGGGCACGCTGGCCCCGCACACCCCTCCGGTCTGGCCGGCCCCCGCGGCCCAGATCTTCGAGCCGGGCGAGGAGTTCCCGGCGTGGCAGGGGGTGCGCCAGCAGTACATCGCGACGCGGGAGCAGATCCACCCCGGGGCGTTCTAG
- a CDS encoding acyltransferase family protein yields MEPTNQPARGIPSAAARGGRRRNARAGGRLVVLDGLRILAALMVVFHHYVGYGGAAAGAGNAWSRPIAHVFPLASKFGAYMWTGVSLFFLISGFVIGMSTWGRGLGDFFTSRVVRLYPAYWFGVLATTGVLTLWPMVVQPLHAHEVLANLTMLQGAMHITNVDASYWTLWYELCFYLLFCLVVRQGLTYRRVIAFCMLWTVAGLGSVAMEWGPLQVITMPWISSFFIAGLAFYLMYRFRPTLLLWAIIGVSLALSLIYARDHQRAIDAALGGRHLPAWPAYAMILLCYAVMAAVSLGWLSRIRWRWLTVAGSLTYPLYLLHEAIGWTAIRLLHDRIPKWPLVGLVTVGMLVAAYLVHRIVERPLSRLLKRGISSGLAELRAGGTPASAGPAAGGGFQPGAPAPTEAAGQRPTTVRV; encoded by the coding sequence GTGGAGCCCACGAATCAGCCTGCCCGGGGCATACCCTCCGCGGCCGCCCGCGGCGGCCGCAGGCGGAACGCGCGGGCCGGCGGACGCCTCGTGGTGCTGGACGGACTGCGCATCCTGGCCGCGCTGATGGTGGTGTTCCACCACTACGTCGGTTACGGCGGCGCCGCCGCCGGGGCGGGCAACGCATGGTCGCGCCCGATCGCCCATGTCTTCCCGCTGGCCTCCAAGTTCGGGGCCTACATGTGGACGGGCGTCAGCCTGTTCTTCCTGATCAGCGGTTTCGTGATCGGCATGAGCACCTGGGGCCGGGGGCTCGGCGACTTCTTCACGTCCCGGGTCGTACGCCTGTACCCGGCCTACTGGTTCGGGGTGCTGGCGACCACCGGCGTGCTGACGCTGTGGCCGATGGTGGTCCAGCCACTGCACGCGCACGAGGTGCTGGCGAACCTGACCATGCTTCAGGGTGCGATGCACATCACCAACGTGGACGCCTCGTACTGGACGCTCTGGTACGAGCTCTGCTTCTACCTGCTGTTCTGTCTCGTCGTCCGGCAGGGCCTCACCTACCGCCGCGTCATCGCCTTCTGCATGCTGTGGACGGTGGCGGGACTGGGCAGTGTCGCGATGGAGTGGGGCCCCCTCCAGGTGATCACGATGCCCTGGATCTCCTCGTTCTTCATCGCCGGCCTCGCCTTCTACCTGATGTACCGCTTCCGGCCGACCCTGCTGCTCTGGGCGATCATCGGCGTCAGCCTGGCGCTGTCCCTCATCTACGCCCGCGACCACCAGCGCGCGATCGACGCGGCGCTCGGCGGCCGGCACCTGCCGGCCTGGCCCGCCTACGCGATGATCCTGCTCTGCTACGCGGTGATGGCCGCGGTGTCGCTGGGCTGGCTCTCCCGCATCCGCTGGCGCTGGCTGACGGTCGCCGGCTCCCTCACGTACCCCCTGTACCTGCTGCACGAGGCGATCGGCTGGACGGCCATCAGGCTGCTCCACGACCGGATCCCGAAGTGGCCCCTGGTCGGGCTGGTCACGGTGGGCATGCTCGTGGCCGCCTATCTGGTGCACCGGATCGTCGAACGCCCGCTCTCGCGGCTGCTGAAGCGCGGGATCAGCTCGGGCCTGGCCGAACTCCGGGCGGGCGGCACTCCCGCGTCCGCCGGACCCGCGGCGGGAGGCGGCTTCCAGCCGGGTGCACCGGCGCCGACCGAAGCCGCCGGGCAACGGCCGACGACCGTCCGGGTCTGA